One stretch of Chryseobacterium indologenes DNA includes these proteins:
- a CDS encoding HEAT repeat domain-containing protein: MTIEELFKDKTTKAKEKTEIISKWIIDTSLPTDELIAFAEKAKDPIKGTCIEAMEYATKQNPNLADEMVFTFVTNTLTEKAPRIKWESAKVIGNTAQLFPENLDLAITNLIANTEHEGTVVRWSAAFALGEILKLKTAHNATLLPALENISEKEEKNSIKKIYLDAIKKTKK, translated from the coding sequence ATGACCATAGAAGAGCTTTTTAAAGACAAAACCACTAAAGCAAAGGAAAAAACAGAAATTATCAGCAAATGGATTATTGATACTTCCCTACCAACAGACGAACTGATCGCTTTTGCAGAAAAAGCAAAAGATCCGATCAAAGGAACCTGTATAGAAGCTATGGAGTATGCCACCAAGCAAAATCCTAACCTGGCAGATGAAATGGTATTCACATTCGTTACCAATACCCTTACGGAAAAGGCTCCTAGAATAAAATGGGAAAGTGCCAAAGTGATTGGTAATACGGCACAATTATTTCCTGAAAATTTGGATCTGGCCATCACTAACCTGATTGCAAACACGGAACACGAAGGAACCGTTGTTCGTTGGAGTGCTGCGTTTGCATTGGGAGAAATTCTGAAACTGAAAACGGCACACAATGCCACTCTACTCCCGGCACTAGAAAATATCAGTGAGAAAGAGGAAAAGAACAGCATTAAGAAAATTTATCTGGATGCCATTAAGAAAACGAAGAAATAA
- a CDS encoding TonB-dependent receptor domain-containing protein, which yields MKTLLLPALLLLVLNTMNAQEKETTGETSLETVVIKKQKKIIERKVDRLIYNVENSTASTGGNALDALKSAPMVRVQNETISIVGKGEVLIMIDDRLQKIPASEVSAFLKTIPSDTIKSIEVITSPPAKYEAEGNNGIINIKLKTAKNNSWNASLGTHYTQRFYAGNSVQGMFNYNHGKLSLQSSVYVEQQKSRSSSQSNTYYQNELWSMDNQSTNKNKNLGISFGADYKITDQWTTGVKYLGSFSKENGSGSPLTSRINYQTSQPKSFISSDTESSNKPNINSLNWFNTIKMDSAKTVLTTDLDFFEYKKDDARDFYGSELDAQMQMLPGTYFSALNSNVNKIRNYSGKADLETKLSWADLNFGGRFSFTRTDNNFLAYNKETGNVILNTDQSNTFIYKEYNEALYFSLSRKFNSQWEAKLGLRAEATQTIGFSENRNQTDKNDYIKLFPTAYLTYTMNTNHSFSLNYNRRIRRPDFDYLNPFVVRTSPFYYSEGNPYLKPSIIDNLELSYIKGQKWTSSLYYSKVSDFGQALSILNPETNVTRNTPINYADTYQIGFSTSYNFSAVKWWNSFSGFNVNYQNVKSKVPYTASIDGYNAYLYSNNDFTLNKKKTVSLSINYGLQLPGRYQIFHISTMNILDVTVKVLCLDKKFSISLTGNDLLNSQKPLISYQSNGIDTNFRNNNYTRGFRLSLSYRFGNNDLKSKDRNFGNVEERNRMNQ from the coding sequence ATGAAAACTTTACTTCTTCCAGCTCTACTTCTTTTAGTCCTAAATACGATGAATGCTCAGGAAAAAGAAACCACCGGTGAAACTTCTTTAGAAACTGTTGTGATCAAAAAACAGAAAAAAATCATTGAAAGAAAAGTTGACCGTCTGATTTACAATGTTGAAAATTCAACTGCCTCAACAGGTGGGAATGCGTTGGATGCTTTAAAGTCTGCTCCAATGGTGAGAGTACAAAATGAAACAATTTCTATTGTTGGAAAAGGTGAAGTATTGATTATGATTGATGACCGTCTTCAAAAGATTCCGGCAAGTGAAGTGTCTGCCTTTCTGAAAACCATTCCTTCAGATACTATTAAAAGCATTGAGGTGATCACTTCTCCTCCGGCAAAATATGAAGCGGAAGGAAACAACGGAATTATTAATATTAAACTTAAAACTGCTAAAAATAATTCGTGGAATGCGAGTTTAGGCACCCATTATACCCAAAGATTCTATGCAGGAAACAGTGTTCAGGGAATGTTTAATTACAATCATGGGAAACTTTCTCTACAGTCTTCTGTGTATGTGGAGCAACAAAAATCCCGCTCAAGCTCTCAATCCAATACTTACTATCAAAATGAATTATGGTCTATGGACAACCAGAGTACCAATAAAAATAAAAATCTGGGAATCAGCTTTGGGGCTGATTATAAAATCACGGATCAATGGACAACCGGGGTAAAATATCTGGGAAGTTTCAGCAAAGAAAATGGTTCAGGTTCACCACTTACATCCAGAATAAATTATCAAACTTCTCAACCCAAATCGTTCATTTCCTCTGATACAGAATCTTCCAACAAACCGAATATTAACAGTTTAAACTGGTTCAATACCATAAAAATGGATAGCGCAAAAACTGTACTGACCACAGATTTGGATTTCTTTGAATATAAAAAGGATGATGCCAGAGATTTCTACGGCAGTGAGCTTGATGCTCAAATGCAAATGCTTCCCGGTACTTATTTTTCAGCATTGAATTCTAACGTAAACAAAATCCGAAATTATTCAGGAAAAGCAGACCTGGAAACTAAACTTTCCTGGGCTGATCTTAATTTTGGCGGCCGGTTTTCTTTTACCCGTACTGATAATAATTTCTTGGCCTACAATAAAGAAACAGGGAACGTTATCCTAAATACAGATCAATCCAATACATTCATTTATAAAGAATATAACGAGGCTTTATATTTTTCATTGAGTAGAAAATTTAACAGTCAATGGGAAGCTAAGCTTGGATTACGTGCTGAAGCGACTCAAACCATTGGGTTTTCTGAAAACCGTAACCAGACTGATAAAAATGATTACATCAAACTCTTTCCAACAGCTTATCTTACCTACACCATGAATACAAACCATTCTTTTTCATTGAATTATAACAGAAGAATCAGACGTCCGGATTTTGATTATCTGAATCCGTTTGTGGTGAGAACAAGCCCGTTTTACTATTCTGAAGGAAATCCTTACCTAAAGCCATCTATCATTGACAATCTGGAACTTTCTTATATCAAAGGACAAAAGTGGACTTCCTCATTATATTATTCCAAAGTTTCAGATTTCGGACAGGCGTTATCTATATTAAATCCGGAGACCAATGTTACAAGAAATACTCCAATCAATTATGCAGACACTTACCAGATTGGTTTTTCAACCTCTTATAATTTCAGTGCTGTAAAATGGTGGAACAGTTTTTCAGGATTTAATGTTAATTATCAGAATGTAAAATCAAAAGTGCCTTACACGGCCTCTATTGATGGTTACAACGCTTATCTGTACAGCAATAATGACTTTACGCTTAATAAGAAAAAAACAGTTTCTTTAAGTATTAATTATGGCTTACAACTTCCGGGCAGGTATCAGATTTTCCACATTTCTACGATGAATATTCTGGATGTAACTGTAAAAGTGCTATGCCTGGACAAGAAGTTTTCGATATCCCTTACCGGAAATGACCTTCTGAACAGCCAAAAACCTTTGATTTCTTATCAATCTAACGGTATTGATACTAATTTCAGAAACAATAATTACACAAGAGGGTTCAGACTTTCATTAAGCTATAGATTCGGAAATAATGATCTGAAGTCCAAGGATAGAAATTTCGGAAATGTGGAGGAAAGAAACAGGATGAATCAGTAA
- a CDS encoding sensor histidine kinase, which yields MGKLYLNKKTEAGLHILFWLLTLYFMLVGKPLSFEMPELDLFFKTYAVVFVLTFYFNYMIVMPRIFKDFKWIKLLAGIIITYLFFTLTRFVIEQVFTDWWLGQVNYTNPVLGSYLMDNLAYSSKPIIFSSFLWLIVHVIRLLEYNKVILEEQKNTEIKFLKAQINPHFIFNTLNNIYSMVHFQSPESLSAIEKLSSIMRFTTYEAQKEHIALSEELDYIKAYIELEELRHYENNIVKWQSGIKDEKQRIAPYILSPLIENALKHGAYSEKEPIEINVNSDDKILNFEVINSIGNKKTDKLGGIGLDNLKNRLDMLYRGKYKLETIRLENKFKASIQIQLS from the coding sequence ATGGGAAAACTATATCTGAATAAAAAGACAGAAGCTGGTCTGCACATCTTATTTTGGCTGTTGACGCTGTACTTTATGTTAGTGGGAAAGCCGCTTTCTTTTGAAATGCCGGAGCTGGATCTGTTTTTTAAAACCTATGCTGTAGTCTTTGTACTGACCTTCTATTTTAATTATATGATCGTAATGCCGAGGATTTTCAAAGACTTTAAATGGATAAAACTATTGGCCGGAATTATCATTACTTATCTGTTCTTTACATTAACTCGTTTTGTTATTGAACAGGTTTTTACAGACTGGTGGCTGGGACAGGTAAATTATACCAATCCGGTATTGGGAAGCTATCTTATGGATAATCTGGCTTACAGCAGTAAACCCATTATTTTTAGCTCTTTTTTGTGGTTAATTGTCCATGTGATTAGATTATTGGAATATAATAAGGTGATTCTTGAAGAACAGAAAAATACAGAGATCAAATTCCTTAAAGCACAGATCAATCCTCATTTTATTTTCAATACGCTGAACAATATCTATTCAATGGTTCATTTTCAGTCTCCGGAATCCCTTTCTGCTATTGAAAAACTGAGCAGTATCATGCGTTTTACCACTTATGAAGCACAGAAAGAACATATCGCTCTATCCGAAGAACTAGATTACATAAAAGCTTATATAGAACTGGAAGAATTAAGACATTACGAAAATAATATTGTAAAATGGCAGTCCGGAATTAAAGATGAAAAACAAAGAATAGCACCTTATATCCTGTCTCCATTGATAGAAAATGCATTGAAACATGGAGCCTATTCAGAAAAAGAACCCATTGAAATCAATGTAAATTCTGATGATAAAATTCTGAATTTTGAAGTCATCAATTCCATCGGAAATAAAAAAACAGATAAACTGGGCGGTATTGGTCTTGATAATCTTAAAAACAGGTTAGATATGTTGTATCGCGGCAAGTATAAACTGGAAACCATCCGCCTTGAAAATAAATTTAAAGCTTCCATACAAATTCAACTTTCATGA
- a CDS encoding LytR/AlgR family response regulator transcription factor, which translates to MKQKINCIILDDEPFAVRLLNDYALKTDLLNIIYAGSDVYEVMKLLGSENVDLIFIDIQMPELTGIEMMKMFNKNHNFIVTTAYAEYALEAFDFHVVDFLLKPITFNRFYQAVQKFIQWQQAFIPEPQLDHLFVRSDRKYYKIAFDEIIYIEGLKDYIRIHTINDKVMVLENMKDILEKLPENRFMRIHRSYIIATDKIKVIEGNRIQMRNMDFVTVGETYRKPFSEWIETSG; encoded by the coding sequence ATGAAACAAAAGATCAATTGTATTATCCTTGATGATGAACCCTTTGCAGTAAGGCTTTTGAATGATTATGCCCTAAAAACCGATCTGCTGAATATCATCTATGCAGGAAGTGATGTGTATGAAGTGATGAAACTATTGGGGTCAGAAAATGTAGACCTTATTTTCATTGATATTCAGATGCCTGAACTTACAGGAATTGAAATGATGAAAATGTTCAATAAGAATCATAATTTCATTGTAACTACTGCGTATGCTGAATATGCTTTGGAAGCTTTTGATTTTCATGTGGTGGATTTTTTATTGAAGCCCATTACTTTCAATCGCTTTTATCAGGCCGTACAAAAATTTATACAATGGCAGCAGGCTTTCATTCCCGAACCTCAATTAGACCACCTTTTTGTACGGTCAGACAGGAAATACTACAAAATAGCCTTTGATGAGATTATTTATATTGAAGGATTAAAAGATTATATCAGAATTCACACTATCAACGATAAAGTCATGGTGCTGGAAAATATGAAAGATATTTTAGAAAAGCTTCCTGAAAACAGATTTATGAGGATTCATAGATCTTACATCATTGCAACCGATAAAATCAAAGTCATTGAAGGAAACAGAATCCAGATGAGAAATATGGATTTCGTCACCGTAGGAGAAACCTACCGGAAACCTTTCTCAGAATGGATTGAAACCAGCGGATAA
- a CDS encoding alpha/beta fold hydrolase — MPTATLLIVHGMQEHSGRYAEIAEYFANHGIAVLTYDHLGHGKSVKDKNEIGFFQLDKPDERLIADAEMMADHLAAQYPDVPHFILGHSMGSFITRCLLQRASKKFAGAIITGTGGPLPGIDLLRGYLSIANAIAPKHRTFLNSVFTKVNNKQFKKDKDFGDTSWLSVNPKNRRAFEQDELCGIPFTHNAFYTLFTVYKRATARNWAASISPTFPFLFVSGQNDPIGDFGKGVTLTINHLKNDGFQDVDAKIYPEMRHEILNEEIREQVLSDIHDWMLKRCK, encoded by the coding sequence ATGCCAACAGCCACCCTCCTCATCGTTCACGGCATGCAGGAACACAGCGGAAGATATGCAGAAATAGCAGAGTATTTTGCCAATCATGGAATTGCTGTTCTCACCTATGACCATTTAGGTCATGGAAAATCTGTAAAAGACAAAAACGAGATTGGGTTCTTCCAACTTGATAAACCTGATGAAAGGCTGATTGCTGATGCAGAAATGATGGCAGATCATCTTGCAGCGCAATATCCGGATGTTCCGCATTTTATTTTGGGACATTCAATGGGATCTTTTATCACTCGTTGTCTTCTTCAGAGAGCAAGTAAGAAATTTGCGGGGGCTATTATTACCGGAACTGGCGGGCCTTTGCCAGGAATTGATTTATTGAGAGGCTATTTATCCATAGCTAATGCCATAGCTCCAAAACATCGCACTTTTTTAAATTCTGTTTTTACCAAAGTAAACAATAAACAATTTAAAAAAGATAAAGACTTTGGTGATACAAGCTGGCTCAGCGTTAATCCTAAAAACAGAAGAGCTTTTGAACAGGACGAGTTATGTGGAATTCCTTTTACTCACAATGCTTTTTATACTCTGTTTACGGTTTATAAAAGGGCAACAGCAAGAAATTGGGCGGCTTCTATTTCTCCAACATTTCCTTTTCTGTTTGTAAGTGGTCAGAATGATCCGATTGGGGATTTTGGGAAAGGAGTTACCCTTACCATCAATCATTTAAAAAATGATGGATTTCAGGATGTGGATGCAAAGATTTATCCGGAAATGCGTCATGAGATTTTAAATGAGGAGATACGGGAGCAGGTTCTGAGTGATATTCATGATTGGATGTTGAAACGTTGTAAATGA
- a CDS encoding toll/interleukin-1 receptor domain-containing protein codes for MKNYLFELSYGNRVNEKDFINSILQNFDNQTLTGITMFVNNNIYNLEFLLLLYFEKDDKVFDVWLEQNFQQKKRVFNYTPTTITELLLENRYSMFSFSKIEDIEPFLTHSPNQFFLYNSRENYNKTWGGISRDSYPIIFLSHSSQDKKLVDEIFNELQKEEIEAWYDKYQIDFGDSITEKINSGLNNSDLGILCLSKNFLNSPWAKNEMNFFIQKRINSGKKNFICLNIDLTHDEIPPLLQDYRYVSLKNPNWINDLVRIIKKVDIK; via the coding sequence ATGAAAAATTATTTATTTGAACTATCTTATGGTAACAGGGTTAATGAAAAAGATTTTATAAACTCTATACTTCAAAATTTTGATAATCAAACTTTGACAGGAATTACAATGTTTGTCAATAATAATATTTACAACCTAGAATTTCTATTATTGTTGTATTTTGAAAAAGACGATAAAGTTTTTGATGTCTGGCTTGAACAAAATTTTCAACAAAAAAAAAGAGTTTTTAATTACACTCCTACAACGATAACAGAATTATTATTAGAAAACAGGTATAGCATGTTTTCTTTTAGTAAAATTGAAGATATAGAACCGTTTCTAACACACAGTCCTAACCAATTTTTCCTATATAATTCGAGAGAGAATTATAATAAAACCTGGGGAGGCATAAGCCGTGATTCATATCCAATAATATTTTTATCCCACTCATCCCAGGATAAAAAATTAGTTGATGAAATTTTTAATGAATTACAAAAAGAAGAAATTGAAGCATGGTATGATAAATATCAAATTGATTTCGGAGACAGTATTACTGAAAAGATAAATTCTGGTTTAAATAATTCTGATTTAGGAATACTATGCTTATCAAAAAATTTTCTTAATTCTCCCTGGGCAAAAAATGAAATGAATTTCTTTATTCAAAAAAGAATAAATTCAGGTAAAAAAAATTTCATTTGTCTCAATATAGATTTAACTCACGATGAGATACCTCCACTTCTTCAAGATTATCGTTATGTTTCTTTAAAAAATCCTAACTGGATAAATGATTTAGTAAGAATAATAAAAAAAGTTGATATTAAATGA
- a CDS encoding adenylosuccinate synthase has translation MSTYVVVGLQYGDEGKGKITDVLSAKSDYVVRFQGGDNAGHTVYVGDEKFVLHLLPSGVLQCKGKCIIANGVVVNPKSFIREVGQIESKNLRTDHIFISRRAHVIMPYHILLDTYREEEHGGTQIGTTKKGIGPCYEDKIARVGIRMVDLLNPEILRDKIEKNLKVKNSLFEKYYGKPALDVEEIYNEYLEIGKQLQDRIVDTELELNEAIRDGKNVLFEGAQALMLDIDFGTYPYVTSSSPSTGGVCSGAGVPPTSLQNLIGVAKAYCTRVGNGPFPSELDNELGEKIRQIGGEFGATTGRPRRTGWLDLVSLKHACMINGINNLVITKLDVLTGIENLKIVTHYKTEDGKIIDYFTSSTEKLYNYEPIYQDLPGWEEDITKARSYDELPDNAQKYIEFIEKYLGINVYLVSVGPERSQNIIRKELF, from the coding sequence ATGTCAACTTATGTAGTTGTAGGTCTTCAGTATGGAGATGAAGGTAAAGGTAAAATCACGGATGTTTTATCTGCAAAATCAGACTATGTAGTGCGTTTCCAAGGTGGAGACAACGCTGGTCACACGGTTTATGTTGGTGATGAAAAATTCGTTCTGCACCTTCTTCCTTCAGGAGTTCTTCAATGCAAAGGGAAATGTATCATTGCGAACGGAGTAGTGGTAAACCCTAAGTCTTTTATTAGAGAAGTTGGTCAGATCGAGAGCAAAAACTTGAGAACAGACCACATTTTTATCAGCAGAAGAGCGCATGTGATCATGCCTTACCACATCCTTTTGGATACTTACCGTGAAGAAGAACACGGAGGAACTCAGATCGGAACAACCAAAAAAGGGATCGGACCTTGTTATGAAGATAAAATCGCAAGAGTCGGAATCAGAATGGTTGACCTATTAAACCCTGAGATTTTAAGAGATAAAATCGAGAAAAACTTAAAAGTTAAGAACTCTCTTTTTGAAAAATATTACGGAAAACCAGCGTTAGACGTTGAAGAAATCTATAACGAATATTTAGAGATCGGAAAACAACTTCAGGACAGAATTGTTGATACTGAATTAGAGCTGAACGAAGCCATCAGAGACGGTAAAAACGTATTATTTGAAGGAGCACAGGCGTTAATGCTTGATATCGACTTCGGTACTTATCCGTATGTAACTTCATCTTCTCCATCTACAGGAGGAGTCTGCTCAGGAGCAGGAGTGCCGCCAACATCCCTTCAAAACCTGATTGGTGTGGCAAAAGCATACTGTACAAGAGTAGGTAACGGACCTTTCCCATCTGAATTAGACAACGAACTTGGTGAGAAAATCAGACAAATCGGTGGTGAATTCGGAGCTACTACAGGAAGACCAAGAAGAACAGGTTGGTTAGACCTTGTTTCTTTGAAGCATGCTTGTATGATTAACGGAATCAATAACCTTGTCATTACTAAACTAGATGTTCTTACAGGAATTGAAAACCTTAAAATCGTTACTCACTATAAAACTGAAGACGGAAAAATTATCGATTACTTTACTTCTTCAACAGAGAAGTTGTATAACTATGAGCCAATTTACCAGGATTTACCAGGTTGGGAGGAAGATATCACAAAAGCTAGAAGCTACGATGAACTTCCTGACAATGCTCAGAAATACATCGAGTTTATCGAAAAATATTTAGGAATTAACGTATACTTAGTTTCTGTAGGTCCTGAAAGAAGCCAGAACATCATCAGAAAAGAATTATTCTAA
- a CDS encoding energy transducer TonB: MKHQNQNQEFRFNEVLFEHRNKEYGAYVLRNESDRILTKALFVGVSLLAAISITPLAISAFKTEPVAEGPGGVIIDFMPEIPDTQVTPPVTITPVKPAAAPDTKTFDSTVPTPSRDAQDNVKKDPIPADAVAGFKNDFKGDVVPPNTYVPTTAPTGPVINTPPPTIQEPAVDKNKIAEAGELGVEANFKGGIDSFRNKVMNNFDGSGFESEDIVKTTVTFIVEMDGTISGVKANGTNADFNNEAIRTVKAISNKGTWIPAKNKKGEFVRSYFKFPISMKFDN, encoded by the coding sequence ATGAAACACCAGAATCAGAACCAGGAATTTCGTTTCAACGAAGTTCTTTTTGAGCACCGCAACAAAGAATACGGTGCCTATGTATTAAGAAACGAATCAGATAGAATATTAACCAAAGCGCTTTTTGTAGGAGTGAGTTTATTGGCCGCAATTTCAATTACTCCACTTGCTATTTCAGCATTTAAAACAGAGCCTGTGGCAGAAGGACCAGGAGGAGTCATTATTGACTTTATGCCAGAGATTCCAGATACGCAGGTTACGCCACCTGTAACCATTACGCCTGTTAAACCAGCAGCTGCTCCAGATACAAAGACATTTGACAGCACAGTGCCAACACCATCAAGGGATGCCCAGGATAATGTGAAAAAAGATCCTATTCCTGCTGACGCTGTAGCTGGCTTTAAAAATGATTTTAAAGGTGATGTCGTACCTCCAAATACGTATGTGCCAACAACGGCGCCTACAGGACCGGTAATTAATACTCCGCCACCAACAATTCAGGAACCTGCTGTTGATAAAAACAAAATTGCAGAAGCTGGAGAACTTGGGGTAGAAGCCAATTTTAAAGGCGGAATAGATTCTTTCAGAAATAAAGTAATGAACAACTTCGATGGTTCAGGATTCGAATCAGAAGATATCGTAAAAACTACGGTTACATTCATTGTAGAAATGGATGGAACAATTTCAGGGGTAAAAGCTAACGGAACCAATGCCGATTTTAACAATGAGGCCATCAGAACAGTGAAGGCAATTTCAAACAAAGGAACCTGGATTCCTGCCAAAAATAAAAAAGGTGAATTTGTGAGAAGTTACTTCAAGTTTCCAATCTCCATGAAGTTTGATAATTAA
- a CDS encoding ParA family protein, with translation MAKIIGIANQKGGVGKTTTAVNLAAALGVLEKKILIIDADPQANATSGLGVEDVQYSTYNLLEHSADTRACIKRTATPNLDIIPSHIDLVAAEIELVDKEDREYMLKKALASVRDDYDYIIIDCAPSLGLITVNALTAADSVIIPIQCEYFALEGLGKLLNTVKNVQKIHNKDLGIEGLLLTMYDSRLRLSNQVVEEVNLHFPEMVFETIISRNVRLSEAPSFGESILNYDAESKGAVQYIQLAEEVLLKNENLVKN, from the coding sequence ATGGCAAAAATCATAGGTATTGCTAATCAAAAAGGTGGGGTAGGAAAAACTACTACTGCCGTAAACTTGGCAGCAGCATTAGGAGTATTGGAAAAGAAAATATTGATCATTGACGCTGACCCTCAGGCCAATGCTACATCTGGTTTGGGAGTAGAAGATGTTCAGTATTCCACCTATAATCTACTGGAGCATAGTGCAGATACAAGAGCTTGTATCAAAAGAACGGCAACGCCGAATCTGGATATTATTCCATCGCATATTGACCTGGTAGCAGCAGAGATCGAATTGGTAGACAAAGAAGATCGTGAATATATGCTGAAAAAAGCGTTGGCAAGCGTAAGAGATGATTATGACTATATCATCATCGACTGTGCACCGAGTTTAGGTTTGATTACAGTAAATGCGCTTACCGCAGCAGATTCTGTAATTATCCCAATCCAGTGCGAGTACTTTGCATTAGAAGGACTTGGAAAACTTTTGAATACCGTTAAAAATGTTCAGAAGATCCACAACAAAGACCTTGGAATCGAAGGACTTCTCCTTACGATGTATGACAGCAGATTAAGATTGTCTAATCAGGTGGTGGAAGAAGTAAATCTCCATTTTCCGGAAATGGTTTTTGAAACCATCATCAGCAGAAACGTAAGATTGAGTGAAGCTCCGAGCTTCGGAGAAAGTATCCTGAACTATGATGCAGAAAGTAAAGGGGCAGTTCAGTATATTCAGTTAGCTGAAGAAGTTCTTTTAAAGAACGAAAACTTAGTAAAGAATTAA